The following coding sequences are from one Panicum hallii strain FIL2 chromosome 5, PHallii_v3.1, whole genome shotgun sequence window:
- the LOC112892705 gene encoding zinc finger CCCH domain-containing protein 43-like: MEVSAGARSPFVPLAPAADLGSSDLGNKVEELSSIGGRGSMGGASDIRGRAGSDGVGGGCGRAASGAGRGRARAALTFLAWKKLMRKQTGPGWDRARGVIDMDDEWWKKAKAKIPGGGKFRKKLLQNEDDLSVIFGDIINDQSDHWNPMSSNPIIPPSQEVPADVDNGNLHEFLDDCDHDAAVGDESDYPQEVSPSPTILLVNKRNQPAKKPRIGTTLVIQEQVTKIAESASSFTSKKLGEVTVQQVMDLVLECGAGYDTDEHYIATELFVKKDQRKMFMTLPTNETRFNWLRRKYNAKYSN; the protein is encoded by the exons ATGGAAGTCTCTGCCGGTGCTCGCTCTCCATTTGTTCCGCTGGCTCCTGCGGCCGACCTTGGCAGCAGTGACCTCGGCAACAAAGTAGAGGAGCTAAGCTCCATCGGCGGCCGTGGCTCCATGGGCGGGGCAAGCGACATCCGTGGCCGGGCTGGATCGgacggcgtgggcggcggctgTGGCCGGGCTGCGTCGGGCGCCGGTCGTGGCCGTGCCCGGGCTGC CCTGACTTTTTTAGCTTGGAAGAAATTAATGAGGAAGCAAACAGGACCAGGATGGGATAGAGCAAGAGGTGTTATTGATATGGATGATGAGTGGTGGAAGAAGGCAAAAGCG AAAATTCCAGGTGGTGGGAAGTTTAGGAAAAAACTATTGCAAAATGAGGATGATTTGTCAGTGATATTTGGTGATATAATTAATGATCAATCAGATCATTGGAATCCTATGAGCTCTAATCCCATTATTCCGCCATCTCAAGAGGTGCCTGCTGATGTTGACAATGGTAATTTGCATGAGTTTCTTGATGATTGTGACCATGATGCTGCCGTCGGGGATGAATCAGATTATCCCCAAGAGGTTTCTCCTTCTCCTACCATTCTATTGGTAAACAAAAGAAACCAACCAGCAAAGAAACCAAGAATAGGCACAACACTAGTTATTCAAGAGCAAGTAACTAAGATTGCTGAGTCGGCCTCTTCTTTTACATCTAAAAAACTAGGTGAAGTCACTGTCCAACAAGTCATGGACCTAGTGTTGGAATGTGGGGCAGGCTACGATACAGATGAGCACTACATTGCTACAGAGTTGTTTGTGAAGAAGGACCAAAGGAAAATGTTCATGACCTTACCTACAAATGAGACTAGATTTAATTGGCTTCGGAGGAAGTACAATGCCAAGTATAGCAATTGA
- the LOC112894325 gene encoding homeobox protein knotted-1-like 1, with amino-acid sequence MEDLYSIHPGISRAGGAASEASVAGVGGPAPSDLTELMKAQIASHPRYPSLLSAYIECRKVGAPPQVASLLEEVNRERRGSPGAGAGKIGVDPELDEFMDSYCRVLVRYKEELSRPFDEAASFLSSIQAQLSNLCSGGSSPAATTATHSDDMMGSSEDEQCSGDTDVPDIGQEHSSRLADHELKEMLLKKYSGCLSRLRSEFLKKRKKGKLPKDARTVLLEWWNTHYRWPYPTEEDKVRLAAMTGLDPKQINNWFINQRKRHWKPSEDMRFALMEGVAGGSSGTTLYFDTGTIGP; translated from the exons ATGGAGGATCTGTACAGCATCCACCCGGGGAtctcgcgggccggcggcgcggcgagcgagGCGTCCGTTGCCGGCGTCGGCGGGCCGGCGCCCTCGGATCTGACGGAGCTCATGAAGGCGCAGATCGCCAGCCACCCGCGCTacccctccctcctctccgcCTACATCGAGTGCCGCAAG GTGGGAGCGCCTCCGCAGGTGGCGTCGCTGCTGGAGGAGGTCAACCGGGAGAGGCGCGGCAgtcccggcgccggcgccgggaaGATCGGCGTCGATCCCGAGCTCGACGAGTTCATG GACTCTTACTGCCGGGTGCTGGTGCGGTACAAGGAGGAGCTGTCCCGGCCGTTCGACGAGGCCGCGTCGTTCCTGAGCAGCATCCAGGCGCAGCTCAGCAACCTCTGCagcggcggcagctcgccggcggcgacgaccgCCACGCACTCCG ACGACATGATGGGGTCCTCGGAGGATGAGCAATGCTCAGGGGACACTGATGTGCCAGACATAGGGCAAGAACACAGCTCCCGCTTAGCTGACCATGAGCTCAAGGAAATGCTGCTCAAGAAGTACAGTGGATGCCTCAGTCGTCTTCGGTCAGAGTTCctgaagaagcggaagaaagggAAGCTACCAAAAGATGCACGGACGGTGTTGCTGGAGTGGTGGAACACGCACTACCGCTGGCCTTATCCTACG GAAGAAGATAAGGTGAGGCTCGCAGCGATGACTGGCCTCGACCCAAAGCAGATCAACAATTGGTTCATCAACCAGAGGAAGAGGCATTGGAAGCCGTCGGAGGACATGCGATTCGCGCTCATGGAGGGCGTTGCTGGTGGATCTTCTGGGACAACACTCTACTTCGACACTGGCACAATCGGACCCTGA